In Macaca thibetana thibetana isolate TM-01 chromosome 8, ASM2454274v1, whole genome shotgun sequence, one DNA window encodes the following:
- the GGH gene encoding gamma-glutamyl hydrolase isoform X2 — protein sequence MASPGRLLCVLGLLLCGAASLRLSRPHGDTAKKPIIGILMQKCRNKVMKNYGRYYIAASYVKYLESAGARVVPVRLDLTEKDYEILFKSINGILFPGGSVDLRRSDYAKVAKIFYDLSIQSFHDGDYFPVWGTCLGFEELSLLISGEFLLTVTNTVDVAMPLNFTGGQLHSRMFQNFPTELLLSLAVEPLTANFHKWSLSMKNFTMNEKLKKFFSVLTTNTDGEIEFISSMEVFLGIFLNEVVKKKRKRIKGVEMKKEMKKMTSVSGNIAD from the exons ATGGCGAGCCCGGGCCGCCTACTGTGCGTGCTGGGCCTGCTACTCTGCGGGGCGGCGAGCCTCCGGCTGTCCAGACCCCACGGTGACACCGCCAAGAAGCCCATCATCG gaatattaatgcaaaaatgcCGCAATAAAGTCATGAAAAACTATGGAAGATACTATATTGCTGCATCCTATGTAAAGTATTTGGAGTCTGCAGGTGCAAGAGTTGTACCAGTAAG gcTGGATCTTACAGAGAAAGACTATGAAATACTTTTCAAATCTATTAATGG AATCCTTTTCCCTGGAGGAAGTGTTGACCTGAGGCGCTCAGATTATGCTAAAGTGGCCAAAATATTTTACGACTTGTCCATACAG AGTTTTCACGATGGAGACTATTTTCCTGTGTGGGGCACATGCCTTGGATTTGAAGAGCTTTCACTACTGATTAGTGGAGAGTTCTTATTAACTGTCACAAATACTGTTGACGTGGCAATGCCGCTGAACTTCACTGGAG GTCAATTACACAGCAGAATGTTCCAGAATTTTCCTACTGAGTTGTTGCTGTCGTTAGCAGTAGAACCTCTGACTGCCAATTTCCATAAGTGGAGCCTCTCCATGAAG AATTTTACGATGAATGAAAAGTTAAAGAAGTTTTTCAGTGTCTTAACTACAAATACAGATGGCGAGATTGAGTTTATTTCATCAATGGAAG TTTTCCTGGGTATTTTCCTGAATGAAGTGGTGAAGAAGAAACGTAAAAGAATAAAGGGGGtggagatgaagaaagaaatgaagaaaatgacttCTGTTTCTGGCAATATTGCAGATTAA